A single region of the Fenollaria sporofastidiosus genome encodes:
- a CDS encoding acetate kinase has protein sequence MKILVINCGSSSLKYQLMNMDDESVICKGLVERIGINGSKLTHKVEGKENFVVEEDMKNHKDAMKHVFDALVNKEHGVVASLDEIDGIGHRVLHGGDIITDSTLVTEDVKKTIEKFICFGPLHNPANLMGIEACEELVKGKPNVVVMDTAFHQTMPAKNYMYAIDYDLYEKYRLRKYGFHGTSHKYIAHRMAEILNKDLSELNIINCHLGNGSSLACIKNGKVYDTSMGVTPLEGLVMGTRSGDIDPTVVTFLCENEHITPYEANQWLNKKSGVLGVSKLSSDFRDLEEARDKGNEKAGLALDMFTNRVKKYIGAYMAQMPELDAIVMTGGIGENSDTMRREILHGLEHLGIELDDKKNDGTRGKEVNIAKDGAKIKIYICPTNEELMIARDTKEIISK, from the coding sequence ATGAAAATATTAGTAATTAATTGCGGATCATCATCATTAAAGTACCAACTAATGAACATGGATGATGAAAGCGTAATCTGTAAAGGTTTAGTAGAAAGAATCGGTATCAATGGCTCAAAGCTTACTCACAAAGTAGAAGGAAAAGAAAACTTTGTAGTTGAAGAAGACATGAAGAACCACAAGGACGCTATGAAGCATGTATTTGATGCACTAGTTAATAAAGAACACGGCGTTGTTGCTTCACTTGATGAGATTGACGGTATCGGTCACAGAGTACTACATGGTGGAGACATAATAACTGACTCAACACTAGTTACTGAAGATGTAAAGAAGACTATCGAAAAGTTCATCTGCTTTGGACCACTTCACAACCCAGCAAACCTTATGGGTATAGAAGCTTGCGAAGAGCTTGTAAAGGGCAAACCAAACGTTGTTGTTATGGATACAGCCTTCCATCAAACAATGCCAGCTAAGAACTACATGTACGCTATCGACTACGACCTATACGAAAAGTACAGACTTAGAAAATACGGTTTCCACGGAACTTCTCATAAATATATAGCACATAGAATGGCTGAAATACTTAATAAAGATTTATCAGAACTAAACATTATCAACTGCCACTTAGGCAATGGCTCAAGCTTAGCTTGCATTAAGAATGGTAAAGTGTATGATACATCAATGGGTGTTACACCGCTAGAAGGACTTGTAATGGGTACAAGATCAGGTGACATCGACCCAACAGTAGTAACATTCCTTTGCGAAAACGAACACATCACACCATACGAAGCTAACCAATGGTTAAACAAGAAGTCAGGTGTGCTTGGAGTTTCTAAATTAAGCTCAGACTTCAGAGACCTTGAAGAAGCAAGAGACAAAGGTAACGAAAAGGCAGGTCTTGCACTTGATATGTTCACAAACAGAGTTAAGAAATACATCGGTGCTTACATGGCTCAAATGCCAGAGCTTGACGCTATCGTTATGACAGGTGGTATCGGAGAAAACTCTGACACAATGAGAAGAGAAATTCTTCACGGACTTGAACACCTAGGCATAGAACTAGATGACAAGAAGAACGATGGAACAAGAGGAAAAGAAGTTAACATCGCTAAAGACGGAGCTAAGATTAAGATCTACATTTGCCCAACAAATGAAGAGTTAATGATAGCAAGAGACACAAAAGAAATTATTTCAAAATAA